A genomic window from Corynebacterium fournieri includes:
- a CDS encoding deoxyguanosinetriphosphate triphosphohydrolase, translating to MYVYNAADTERRADEAPKGAQLAPESRGAFSRDRARVLHSAALRRLADKTQVVGPRDGDTPRTRLTHSLEVAQISRGIGEGLGLNPDLCEMAGLTHDIGHPPYGHNGEVALNDVAPCGFEGNAQTLRILVRLEPKVLIDATSFGLNLTRASLDAAVKYPLTRTNADGSINRKYSAYDEDAEVLEWVREGHTDSVPPMEAQVMDFSDDIAYSVHDVEDGIVSGRVSLRVLWDFVELAALADKGAAAFGGDADSLVEAADRLRSLPAIAAASEFDYSLQAWTGLKALTSQLVGRYVGAVTRATLDGNESGVLGRQHGRLIVPPDVEAEVRLLKTVAVLYVMDQPSHQARQDRQRDRIYRVHEYLRAGAPGTLDTMFQAWFNAAETDLERERVIVDQIASMTESRLERTADKASAFEGYF from the coding sequence GTGTACGTTTACAACGCCGCCGATACCGAACGCCGCGCCGACGAGGCTCCGAAGGGCGCGCAGCTGGCGCCGGAGTCGCGCGGGGCGTTCTCCCGCGACCGCGCCCGCGTGCTGCATTCTGCGGCGCTGCGCCGCCTGGCGGACAAGACCCAGGTGGTCGGACCCCGCGACGGCGACACCCCGCGCACGCGACTGACGCACTCGCTTGAGGTGGCGCAGATTTCGCGCGGCATCGGCGAGGGGCTGGGCCTGAACCCGGATCTGTGCGAGATGGCGGGGCTGACCCACGACATCGGGCACCCGCCTTACGGCCACAACGGCGAGGTGGCGCTCAACGACGTCGCGCCCTGCGGCTTCGAGGGCAACGCGCAAACGCTGCGGATTCTGGTGCGCTTGGAGCCGAAAGTGCTTATCGACGCCACCTCCTTCGGCCTCAACCTCACCCGCGCCTCCCTCGACGCGGCGGTGAAATACCCGCTCACCCGCACGAATGCGGACGGGTCCATCAACCGCAAGTACTCCGCCTACGACGAGGACGCAGAAGTGCTCGAGTGGGTGCGCGAAGGCCACACCGACTCCGTGCCGCCGATGGAGGCGCAGGTGATGGATTTCTCCGACGACATCGCCTATTCCGTCCACGATGTCGAAGACGGCATTGTCTCCGGGCGCGTGTCGCTTCGCGTGCTGTGGGACTTCGTGGAGCTGGCGGCGCTCGCCGACAAGGGCGCGGCGGCGTTCGGCGGGGATGCGGATTCCTTGGTGGAAGCGGCCGACCGGCTGCGGTCCCTGCCCGCCATCGCCGCCGCCAGCGAGTTCGACTATTCGCTGCAGGCGTGGACCGGGCTGAAGGCGCTGACCTCGCAGCTGGTGGGCCGCTACGTCGGCGCCGTGACCCGCGCGACCCTCGACGGCAACGAATCTGGCGTGCTCGGCCGCCAACACGGCCGCCTGATCGTGCCGCCGGACGTGGAAGCGGAGGTGCGCCTGCTCAAGACGGTCGCCGTGCTCTACGTCATGGACCAGCCGTCGCACCAGGCGCGCCAGGACCGCCAGCGCGACCGCATCTACCGCGTGCACGAGTACCTGCGCGCCGGCGCGCCGGGCACCCTGGACACCATGTTCCAGGCGTGGTTCAACGCCGCGGAGACGGACCTGGAGCGCGAGCGGGTGATCGTGGACCAGATCGCGTCCATGACCGAGTCGCGCCTCGAGCGCACCGCCGACAAGGCCTCCGCGTTCGAGGGGTATTTCTAG